A segment of the Colletotrichum destructivum chromosome 3, complete sequence genome:
ATAGCCAATTCTTTTCATCTGTAAGAGCATGTTAACGATGAGGAGGGTGATTCAGAAGGTACATAAATGAGGCAAAGCTACTTCAAAGAACGAGACCATTTTGGTCAACCGATCTTCAGAATATACTCGTTCTCCGCATACCCGCTTTCTCTTCAGAATCTGACGTCCAAATTGCCACTTCAGTAGAACGACGAGATGCCTTCTCTCAGAGGGACCGCCCTTTGCCTCTTGGCTGCAGTTTCTCATCTAGTTTCCGCATGGCCGACTCAACATCCCGAACACGTCCAGATCCTGACCAGGGCAGAGCAACTGGCCACCGAATATGACtatgtcatcgtcggcggcggcacctcTGGTCTGACTGTTGGCGATCGTCTTACCGAAGACGGTAAATGTGAGCTTTCCCTTCCCGGTTCATCACTCCCTTGTGGCCCCGATCTgacggagaagaaaagacacCGTTCTCGTGGTCGAGTACGGATACTACGACAGCCAAACGGGCATGAATCCTCGACGCATGTACAACATCACGTCCAAGCCGTGCCCCAACCTCAATGGCCGCAGCTTCTCCGTGGGCATTGGATGCGTCGTGGGCGGGAGCTCCAACGTCAACGGCCAGGTCTTCCTGAGAGGAACCAAGGATGAGTACAACGCCTGGAAAGATCTGGGCGGACCCGGGTCTACCTGGGACTGGGACAACCTGCTCCCTTACTTCAAGAAGGTAAGGCTGTTCCCACCCAAGGCAGTGTCTCAAGGCTGATAGTGTCTAGGGCATCACTCTCGCCCCTCCTGATGCCGCTCAAGCTCGGGAGTACAACATCACGTACGACATGAAGTACTGGGGCACGACCTCCAAGATCTACGCTGCCTTCGGCAAGGGTCCCCTCCAGTCCAGCCTCAGTAAGTGCAACTACCTTCGCCCATCAACAGTTTCTCCATATACTAACCACACCTCCCAGAGATCCTCTACAACGCCATGTCCAAGATGCCCGGTATGACCATCCCcgtcgacagcggcgccggcgaggccggcctctACTGGTACCCAATGTCCCAGGACCCCGTCCAGTTCCAGCGCTCCTACGCCCGCACCGGCCACTGGGACGGCCTCAACCGGCCCAACTATGAGATGATCGTCGGCGCCAGGGTCAACCGCATCCTCTTCGACGGGGACACCGCCACGGGCGTGCAGTTCGTCTCGCGCAACAACACGGGAGCCGCACCCGTCCAGATCAAGGCACGGCGCGAGGTCATCCTTGCCGCCGGGTCCATCCACACGCCGCAGGTGCTGATGCTTAGCGGCATCGGGCCCCGCGCCCACCTCGAACAGGCCCGCATCCCCGTCAAGGTCGACCTCCCCGGCGTCGGGTCCAACTTTCAGGACCACAGTTACATTCCCAGCATCTCGTATCAGTGGGGCCGAGCGCTTCCCAACtctggcggcggtggctggGGTGGCGGCGGACCGCCGGCTCTCGCATCCATGATCGGCTTGCCCGTCGTCAGCCCAGACAGGTTCGAGACCCTCGCCAGAGCGTTCGAGGCTCAAGACCCCAGGTCCCATCTGCCGTCGAGCTACACCGCCGAGCAGATTGAGGGCTACAAGCAACAGCAGAAAGTCTGGGGCCGCCTCATGCGGTCAAAGAacgtcgtcttctccgagATGATGATGTACGGCCCCGGGGGCTCAGTGCAAAACCTGCACTGCATGTCCCGCGGCAACATTCTCCTGAACACGGCAcagcccgaggccgagatgctgGTCGACTACCGCGCGGCGTCCAACaccatcgacctcgacgtcatGGCCGAGATCATCAAGTTCATGCGTCGGTACATGACCACGGGAGACCTCGCGCAGTACCAGGCCCGCGAGACGTCgcccggcaccggcgtctCGACGGACACTCAGCTCGTCAACTGGGCTAAGGGGCAGATCATCCCGTCCGTGTACCACCCCGTCGGCACAACGGCCAAGATGCCCCGCGAGTGGGGCGGCGTGCTCGACGAGAACCTGCTGGTCTACGGCGTCAAGAAACTGAGAGTTGTCGACGCCTCGATGATGCCCACGACTGTAGGCGCGACCACCTCCATGACGGTCTATGCTGTCGCCGAGAAGGTAAGGCGAATGAGTTTGGAGATGCGTCCACTTCGCTAATATACATCCGCTAGGCTGCTGATATGATTAAAGTGCAAACCCAGTGAGTCCATTGGTGTCCTCTGATATGTGTTACACGGAAGGCTGGAACAGGTACTGAACGAAGGGCAACTCTCGGGAACACACGTAGTGAATAGTTCCTTCGCAATGTCAGAAACATGTATCAATGCCAATTTGGCTATTCTGTGACTGTCTGTCTCTTGTCCCGGATAACCTCACACTTTTCTGAGGCCAAATTCCAGGGCCTGATCTCTTGACTTGAGTCGTTGAAGAAAGAGGGAACCAATGCTCTATCAAGCACTCCAGAGTACGTCTATATTCTTTTTGCTAGAGTAGTGGTCTATGCGGCAGCAATAATGGGTAACGTATACTACAGCATTCCAAAGGCTGGGTACAGGTTTGGTAGCCTTTTCAAAGTGCTTTCTACAACTCTTCAAACGCTGCTTTTGACGCTCTGGTCAGCATACCGCCTGACCTAGATATTTCGGATGACATACCTTTTCCACCGGTTAGTTGGCGCTGGGTCTCCTCCCACTCCTTCATCCAGGCCGTGACGAACTCTACTTCCTGGGCCTGCACCTTTTTGATGGAAGCAGGGGGGAAGTGCGAAGTGACGTCCTTGGGTTTCACGCCATTCTCGTCCCAGTGGTGGACACCAAGCTCGATGAGGAGGAACGGCTCGCTTGTCGTCGACTTGCGGTTTAAGCCAATTTTATGCGGTGTAGCAGCTCTCCAGGGGTCagcttcgccgtcgacgatggcgacgcggGGGTAGCTGAAGTCAAAACCACCGTGCTTGTTGATGGCGTCCACATTCGGGGGCTTGGTGATGTTGAAAGCCTCACGACAGTAGATAGAGCTGtactcgacgtcgatgatgcgCGAGATGAGCGGGAGTTGATCTTCGGGCACGCCGGAGCCAGTCTGGAAGTAGCCCCATCTACAAAACGCAGGTCAGCCTTCCGTCAGACAACGTGTCATTATGGGTACGGCTGGCGGAGGCACTCGAA
Coding sequences within it:
- a CDS encoding Putative glucose-methanol-choline oxidoreductase, glucose Oxidase, domain 2 — encoded protein: MPSLRGTALCLLAAVSHLVSAWPTQHPEHVQILTRAEQLATEYDYVIVGGGTSGLTVGDRLTEDGKYTVLVVEYGYYDSQTGMNPRRMYNITSKPCPNLNGRSFSVGIGCVVGGSSNVNGQVFLRGTKDEYNAWKDLGGPGSTWDWDNLLPYFKKGITLAPPDAAQAREYNITYDMKYWGTTSKIYAAFGKGPLQSSLKILYNAMSKMPGMTIPVDSGAGEAGLYWYPMSQDPVQFQRSYARTGHWDGLNRPNYEMIVGARVNRILFDGDTATGVQFVSRNNTGAAPVQIKARREVILAAGSIHTPQVLMLSGIGPRAHLEQARIPVKVDLPGVGSNFQDHSYIPSISYQWGRALPNSGGGGWGGGGPPALASMIGLPVVSPDRFETLARAFEAQDPRSHLPSSYTAEQIEGYKQQQKVWGRLMRSKNVVFSEMMMYGPGGSVQNLHCMSRGNILLNTAQPEAEMLVDYRAASNTIDLDVMAEIIKFMRRYMTTGDLAQYQARETSPGTGVSTDTQLVNWAKGQIIPSVYHPVGTTAKMPREWGGVLDENLLVYGVKKLRVVDASMMPTTVGATTSMTVYAVAEKVRRMSLEMRPLR